One window from the genome of Archocentrus centrarchus isolate MPI-CPG fArcCen1 unplaced genomic scaffold, fArcCen1 scaffold_41_ctg1, whole genome shotgun sequence encodes:
- the LOC115776968 gene encoding zinc finger protein 436-like isoform X3 produces MEEERENQDPEQLIAESGDRKDAGASRGPSEPEKARTGKKAYSCNECGSVFTRLGHLNRHWRIHTGERPYHCEECGKDFAVMSSLKQHKRTHSGEKPYSCDQCGSAFTQSGHLKKHQRIHTGEKRCTCEECGRTFTYLSDFKRHRQTHTGEKPYWCEECGATFTRAFSLKKHQRIHTGEKPYSCEVCGKAFSQTFILTCHMRTHTGEEPFWCEECGKSFRYNCSLTIHLQKHHS; encoded by the exons atggaggaagagagggagaacCAGGATCCGGAGCAGCTGATCGCAGAGTCCGGGGACAGGAAAGACGCGGGGGCGAGCCGGGGACCCTCCGAGCCAGAG AAGGCCAGAACTGGAAAGAAAGCTTACAGCTGTAATGAGTGCGGTTCAGTTTTCACCCGGTTAGGCCATCTAAACAGGCACTGGCGCATTCACACAGGAGAGAGGCCGTACCACTGTGAAGAATGCGGGAAAGATTTTGCAGTGATGAGTAGTTTGAAACAACATAAGCGAACTCACAGCGGAGAGAAACCGTACAGCTGCGATCAGTGTGGTTCGGCTTTCACTCAGTCGGGTCATCTAAAGAAGCACCAGCGTATCCATACCGGAGAGAAACGATGCACCTGCGAAGAATGTGGGAGAACGTTCACGTATCTGAGCGACTTTAAACGACACAGACAGACTCACACCGGAGAAAAACCGTACTGGTGCGAGGAATGCGGGGCGACTTTTACTCGCGCGTTCTCCCTTAAGAAACATCAGCGAATCCACACGGGGGAAAAGCCGTACAGCTGCGAGGTGTGTGGGAAAGCCTTCAGTCAGACCTTCATCCTGACCTgccacatgcgcactcacaccgGAGAGGAACCTTTCTGGTGTGAGGAATGTGGGAAGAGTTTCCGGTACAACTGCAGCTTAACCATTCATCTCCAGAAACATCACAGCTGA
- the LOC115776968 gene encoding zinc finger protein 879-like isoform X2, protein MEEERENQDPEQLIAESGDRKDAGASRGPSEPEKARGPEEEKARTGKKAYSCNECGSVFTRLGHLNRHWRIHTGERPYHCEECGKDFAVMSSLKQHKRTHSGEKPYSCDQCGSAFTQSGHLKKHQRIHTGEKRCTCEECGRTFTYLSDFKRHRQTHTGEKPYWCEECGATFTRAFSLKKHQRIHTGEKPYSCEVCGKAFSQTFILTCHMRTHTGEEPFWCEECGKSFRYNCSLTIHLQKHHS, encoded by the exons atggaggaagagagggagaacCAGGATCCGGAGCAGCTGATCGCAGAGTCCGGGGACAGGAAAGACGCGGGGGCGAGCCGGGGACCCTCCGAGCCAGAG AAGGCCAGAGGCCCGGAGGAGGAGAAGGCCAGAACTGGAAAGAAAGCTTACAGCTGTAATGAGTGCGGTTCAGTTTTCACCCGGTTAGGCCATCTAAACAGGCACTGGCGCATTCACACAGGAGAGAGGCCGTACCACTGTGAAGAATGCGGGAAAGATTTTGCAGTGATGAGTAGTTTGAAACAACATAAGCGAACTCACAGCGGAGAGAAACCGTACAGCTGCGATCAGTGTGGTTCGGCTTTCACTCAGTCGGGTCATCTAAAGAAGCACCAGCGTATCCATACCGGAGAGAAACGATGCACCTGCGAAGAATGTGGGAGAACGTTCACGTATCTGAGCGACTTTAAACGACACAGACAGACTCACACCGGAGAAAAACCGTACTGGTGCGAGGAATGCGGGGCGACTTTTACTCGCGCGTTCTCCCTTAAGAAACATCAGCGAATCCACACGGGGGAAAAGCCGTACAGCTGCGAGGTGTGTGGGAAAGCCTTCAGTCAGACCTTCATCCTGACCTgccacatgcgcactcacaccgGAGAGGAACCTTTCTGGTGTGAGGAATGTGGGAAGAGTTTCCGGTACAACTGCAGCTTAACCATTCATCTCCAGAAACATCACAGCTGA
- the LOC115776968 gene encoding zinc finger protein 436-like isoform X1: MEEERENQDPEQLIAESGDRKDAGASRGPSEPEKGRGPEEEKARGPEEEKARTGKKAYSCNECGSVFTRLGHLNRHWRIHTGERPYHCEECGKDFAVMSSLKQHKRTHSGEKPYSCDQCGSAFTQSGHLKKHQRIHTGEKRCTCEECGRTFTYLSDFKRHRQTHTGEKPYWCEECGATFTRAFSLKKHQRIHTGEKPYSCEVCGKAFSQTFILTCHMRTHTGEEPFWCEECGKSFRYNCSLTIHLQKHHS, translated from the exons atggaggaagagagggagaacCAGGATCCGGAGCAGCTGATCGCAGAGTCCGGGGACAGGAAAGACGCGGGGGCGAGCCGGGGACCCTCCGAGCCAGAG AAGGGCAGAGGCCCGGAGGAGGAGAAGGCCAGAGGCCCGGAGGAGGAGAAGGCCAGAACTGGAAAGAAAGCTTACAGCTGTAATGAGTGCGGTTCAGTTTTCACCCGGTTAGGCCATCTAAACAGGCACTGGCGCATTCACACAGGAGAGAGGCCGTACCACTGTGAAGAATGCGGGAAAGATTTTGCAGTGATGAGTAGTTTGAAACAACATAAGCGAACTCACAGCGGAGAGAAACCGTACAGCTGCGATCAGTGTGGTTCGGCTTTCACTCAGTCGGGTCATCTAAAGAAGCACCAGCGTATCCATACCGGAGAGAAACGATGCACCTGCGAAGAATGTGGGAGAACGTTCACGTATCTGAGCGACTTTAAACGACACAGACAGACTCACACCGGAGAAAAACCGTACTGGTGCGAGGAATGCGGGGCGACTTTTACTCGCGCGTTCTCCCTTAAGAAACATCAGCGAATCCACACGGGGGAAAAGCCGTACAGCTGCGAGGTGTGTGGGAAAGCCTTCAGTCAGACCTTCATCCTGACCTgccacatgcgcactcacaccgGAGAGGAACCTTTCTGGTGTGAGGAATGTGGGAAGAGTTTCCGGTACAACTGCAGCTTAACCATTCATCTCCAGAAACATCACAGCTGA